The following DNA comes from Rhea pennata isolate bPtePen1 chromosome 7, bPtePen1.pri, whole genome shotgun sequence.
atacagtgctCATGGATCCAGTCCTCAAATGAACACTATTTTataaaaagtcagattttttttttctttccaactttTATAAAGTTTCGAGGGGCTTCCTCCCCCTGCCACTAGACTCCGGGTTGTGTATCAGACCCGCTGCCCGTGCTCACTGGTACCCCAGAGCCGAGGCTGTGGTCAGTCTCTGCCCGTAGAGTGCATAGGGGGAGTAGTAGGGTCCCGTGGCGGCCGGCACGGGCACGGGGGCCCCGGGGGTGGGCAGCGGGCTCTTGGAGTAGGGGTGGTAGCGGCTGCCGAGTCCCAGCGCGTGGTGCGGACTGCGCAGGGCCAGCGTGCCCGGGCTGCCGGGGGCGCCCGTCGTGGGGATGTGCATGTGGCACGCCATGGCCGCGGCTGCTGCGCTGGCCAGCGACGAGGAGCTGGGGTAGCTGGAGAGGAGTTTATCGGTGCCCGGGAAGGCAGTATGGGTCCGCAAGTGGCTAAGCAGCTCCTCCGAGGTGGCAAAGCGCTTGTCGCAGGGTCCGTTGGCCGACACCCAGTTGCAGATGTGCGGCTGGGGGTCGTTGGGGAGCATGAAGCCGTAGGGGTACAAAGGGTGGCCGGCCAGCGAGGGCGGCGTGGCGCCGGTCAGCGAGGAGTGGACGCTGTGCAAAGGGTGGGTGGGGTAGACGAGGGGGTATCCGGACTTGAGGGCCTGGTCGTGGGCGCaggaggcgccggcggcgcccgccaGGTGGCTGGCGCAGTGGTAGCTCAGGCAGTACGGGTCTCGGCACAGGCTCGCCGTCATCACCGACGGCGGCGACGCGCCCGCCAGCGGGCTCGACCCTGCCGGCTTgctgcagcccaggctgctggcGGCGGCCAGCTGGGCCCCCACCAGGCTGGAGGATTTGGTGGGGTCCAGCGCCACTCCGTGCGGCAGGAACTGGGGCGGGTAACCGGCGTAGGCTCCAGCCAGCGTCCCCGGGTAGCTCatgcccgccgggggcagggggaagaCTGTCTGGCCTGGTTTGTAAGGGGAGACGGGAGCCACGAGGCCGGAGCCCAGGACGGAGGCCGAGGAGGTGGCGGTGGTGCTGCTGCACGAGGAGGCGGAGTCCGAGACGATGGGCTTGGAGCCCGGCGTGCTCTCCTGGTGCTGGTTGACCTCCACGTTAATCCCAGCACAGCTCACGCTAATCCGGCTGTGGCTGATACTGGTGGTGCCCGGGCCTCCCTCCGAGCCGGAGCTGCCGCTTTTTCCGCAGCCCTCCGAGTCCTTCTTGTCCTCCGCGCCCTTGCCCtccgccggcagcagccccggcgAGCAGGCGGAGGCGCTGGAGTTGGGGCTGCCTGTCCTTGGGGTGAACGGCTGGCAGGTGGCGCTCGGCACCCGGAATCCCGACTTCTCCCCGGCCGCgacccccgcggcgggggcgcccgcGCAGCCCGCTGCCCCCGGCTCCTTCTTCTCCGTGCCCGGCTTGGAGTACGGTTTGAAGCTCGACTTGTCCTCCACGCCGATGTCGCTGAGTTTCAGCGGGCCCGACTTGGAGTCCTTGTCCCCTCCGGAGCCATTGGAGGTGACCGAAGAGAGTTTGGAGGAAGGGGACGGGTCTGGCTTCCCTATCTGCGAGCAAGTTTGCGCCAAAAGGGCCAGGGGGCTCTTCTTCGCGTCCAGCTGCAGAAATCAGAAGGACATACAAAGGCAGAGGTTTAATCGGGGTCTAAGCAAAACCCCGGAGCATACATAGGTCACTTGCCCGTACGTTTTCGCAGAGAACAGCCTGGAAGTGAAGAACAATTTTGCGCGCATTTGTCACCCTgacagccccctcccctgcATGCACCATTTTCCACAAATCTTTTAAAGGGGGCTAGGGATTTTCATGTTCGTGCGAGCCCATCGCGGCCGCCTCCAGCACTGGCTGCTTCctcggcggcggcagcagggcccgcGCAGTGCGAAGCTCCGCGTCTCGGCATTTGCTGCTCGCCGTGTCGGACGTGCAGGCGCACAAGCACGGCCATGAACTACAGCGGCTGCAGCGCTTCCGTGCCCTGAGAACTGACACTATTTATAAACAGAGCCCGAGTTAGCCGGCGAGCCAGGCTCCGAAGGAGAGTAGTGTCCTCACTCCGTAAAGACCGTAATGAAATCATTCATTCCTGCGGACACACCCTTCCCACCACCCTCTCCATTGCGAGTTTCGGTCCCGACAGCAGCGAGCTACGCCGAGAGGGACCGACAGCCTCGACAATGGAAAAAAGGGACGAATAG
Coding sequences within:
- the ZNF503 gene encoding zinc finger protein 503 encodes the protein MITSPSLSAIRSSKRSSSLSEPGGSPRRSRSAADLAGPNGHAGNNGSSAAAKPCFHAVPPSDPLRQANRLPIKVLKMLTARTGHILHPEYLQPLPSTPVSPIELDAKKSPLALLAQTCSQIGKPDPSPSSKLSSVTSNGSGGDKDSKSGPLKLSDIGVEDKSSFKPYSKPGTEKKEPGAAGCAGAPAAGVAAGEKSGFRVPSATCQPFTPRTGSPNSSASACSPGLLPAEGKGAEDKKDSEGCGKSGSSGSEGGPGTTSISHSRISVSCAGINVEVNQHQESTPGSKPIVSDSASSCSSTTATSSASVLGSGLVAPVSPYKPGQTVFPLPPAGMSYPGTLAGAYAGYPPQFLPHGVALDPTKSSSLVGAQLAAASSLGCSKPAGSSPLAGASPPSVMTASLCRDPYCLSYHCASHLAGAAGASCAHDQALKSGYPLVYPTHPLHSVHSSLTGATPPSLAGHPLYPYGFMLPNDPQPHICNWVSANGPCDKRFATSEELLSHLRTHTAFPGTDKLLSSYPSSSSLASAAAAAMACHMHIPTTGAPGSPGTLALRSPHHALGLGSRYHPYSKSPLPTPGAPVPVPAATGPYYSPYALYGQRLTTASALGYQ